Proteins from a genomic interval of Ensifer canadensis:
- a CDS encoding alpha/beta hydrolase: protein MADHGYVHKLKAGEPGNPIFFVFHGTGGDENQFFTFGTQLMPEATIISPRGDVSEHGAARFFKRTGEGVYDMADLSRATKKMAEFVRAVAGEHQASEVIGLGYSNGANILANVLIENGLFDKAILMHPLIPFRPRDNAALAGRQVLITAGERDPICPAPQTQALADYFKAQGTATEIEWHAGGHDIRQNEISAIERFIKG, encoded by the coding sequence ATGGCCGATCACGGCTACGTCCATAAACTGAAGGCCGGCGAGCCCGGCAATCCGATCTTCTTCGTCTTCCACGGCACAGGTGGCGACGAAAACCAGTTCTTCACCTTCGGCACCCAGTTGATGCCGGAAGCGACGATCATTTCGCCGCGTGGCGACGTGTCGGAGCATGGCGCTGCCCGCTTCTTCAAGCGGACCGGCGAAGGTGTCTATGACATGGCGGACTTGTCGCGGGCAACGAAAAAGATGGCCGAATTCGTCAGGGCCGTCGCAGGCGAACACCAGGCATCCGAGGTCATTGGGCTCGGCTATTCGAACGGCGCGAACATTCTTGCCAACGTGCTGATCGAGAACGGCCTATTCGACAAGGCTATCCTGATGCATCCGCTAATCCCGTTCCGCCCCAGAGACAATGCAGCGCTCGCGGGGCGTCAAGTTCTGATCACGGCCGGGGAGCGCGATCCGATTTGCCCGGCGCCTCAGACGCAGGCATTGGCGGACTATTTCAAGGCGCAGGGCACCGCCACCGAGATCGAATGGCATGCCGGTGGGCACGACATCCGCCAGAATGAAATCTCCGCAATCGAGCGTTTCATCAAGGGTTGA
- a CDS encoding ABC transporter permease, which translates to MWWTRLKALIVKELLAVLRDPKGRAILIGPPIVQLLVFSYAATLEVTNVDVMVLNRDNGHWGQELVERIDGSPTFRSIAFTDDQHEVRDAIDRQRTIAALEIGPTFSRDIEAGRPAEVQIILDGRRSNASQIVSGYLGRIVGTLAADTPAGKRVSSEAITVVARNWFNPNLTYQWFMVPNLVASIALLIGLIVTALSIARERELGTFDQLMVSPLRTHEILIGKLIPPMMIGLFHITVYILAAVFIFGVPLRGSLFLLYGSAVFYLAAVVGLGLFISALSMTQQQAILGAFLFMVPAMLLSGFATPIENMPAWLQPVTLVNPLRYFLVIVKGVFLKDIPLAEVVRQTIPLCVIALVTLSAASWLFRRRLE; encoded by the coding sequence ATGTGGTGGACCCGGCTCAAGGCGTTGATCGTCAAGGAACTGCTGGCAGTGCTGCGCGACCCGAAGGGCCGCGCAATCCTGATCGGACCGCCGATCGTGCAGCTTCTGGTGTTTTCCTATGCGGCCACGCTCGAGGTGACCAATGTCGACGTCATGGTTCTCAATCGCGACAACGGCCATTGGGGACAAGAACTGGTCGAACGGATCGACGGCTCCCCGACGTTTCGAAGCATTGCGTTCACCGATGATCAGCATGAAGTTCGCGACGCCATCGACAGGCAACGCACTATTGCCGCCCTGGAGATCGGCCCAACCTTCTCGCGCGACATAGAAGCTGGCCGACCGGCCGAGGTCCAGATCATTCTCGACGGGCGTCGGTCGAATGCGTCCCAGATCGTCTCCGGCTATCTCGGACGCATCGTCGGCACGCTCGCCGCCGATACGCCGGCCGGCAAGCGCGTGTCGTCCGAGGCGATCACGGTCGTGGCGCGGAACTGGTTCAACCCCAACCTCACCTATCAATGGTTCATGGTGCCCAATCTCGTTGCCAGCATCGCGCTGTTAATCGGGCTGATCGTCACTGCGCTCTCGATCGCGCGCGAACGGGAGCTTGGCACCTTCGACCAGTTGATGGTGTCGCCGTTGCGCACCCATGAGATCCTGATCGGCAAGCTGATCCCGCCGATGATGATCGGGCTGTTCCACATCACGGTCTATATTCTCGCCGCCGTCTTCATCTTCGGCGTGCCGCTGCGCGGCTCGCTGTTCCTGCTCTACGGCAGCGCAGTGTTCTATCTCGCCGCCGTTGTCGGCCTCGGCCTGTTCATTTCCGCATTGTCGATGACGCAGCAGCAGGCGATCCTCGGCGCCTTCCTGTTCATGGTGCCGGCGATGTTGCTCTCGGGCTTCGCCACACCGATCGAAAATATGCCCGCCTGGCTGCAGCCGGTCACGCTTGTCAATCCGTTGCGCTATTTCCTGGTGATCGTGAAGGGCGTGTTCCTGAAGGACATTCCGCTGGCCGAGGTCGTGCGTCAGACGATTCCGCTCTGCGTCATCGCCCTTGTCACGCTCTCGGCCGCTTCATGGCTGTTCCGCCGCCGGCTGGAATGA
- a CDS encoding ATP-binding cassette domain-containing protein — MTDEPFVRISGVVKRFGERAPALDHIDGEILGGRITGLVGPDGAGKTTLIRLMTGLMLPDEGTVDVLGFDTAKDPASIQASIGYMPQRFGLYEDLSVQENLDLYADLRGLPLAERTATYDELLEFTDLKRFTSRLAGKLSGGMKQKLGLACALLRKPRLLLLDEPGVGVDPISRRDLWKMVENLTASGIGVVWSTAYLDEAEACDGVLLLNEGKLLFAGAPAELTGRVADRVFKISGITGRRREALARYLDEDGVVDGVIQGEAIRLVMASGVAPPSASPEKNDTAPQATVTPPRFEDAFIDMLGGGPGGRSKLAEAQTPFTNENGRPVIEAHGLTKRFGDFTAADDITFEIPRGQIFGLLGPNGAGKSTTFKMLCGLLKPSAGEGRVAGFDLRRDAAEARNRLGYMAQKFSLYGDLSVAQNLNFFAGVYGLSGERKRERTRLMVEIFGFGRLLDMSAKDLPLGLKQRLALACAVLHEPEALFLDEPTSGVDPITRREFWTHINGLVEKGVTVLVTTHFMDEAEYCDRISLIYRGRSIALGSPDDLKKQVADAANPDPTMEDAFIALVQGSEEKRAAA, encoded by the coding sequence ATGACCGACGAACCCTTCGTTCGGATCTCCGGCGTGGTAAAGCGCTTTGGCGAGCGCGCGCCCGCGCTCGATCATATCGACGGGGAAATTCTCGGCGGTCGCATCACCGGCCTGGTCGGCCCCGACGGTGCGGGAAAAACCACCCTGATCCGGTTGATGACCGGCCTGATGCTGCCCGACGAGGGCACGGTGGACGTGCTGGGCTTCGACACCGCGAAGGATCCCGCCAGCATTCAGGCGTCCATAGGCTATATGCCGCAGCGCTTCGGCCTTTATGAAGATCTGAGCGTGCAGGAAAACCTCGATCTCTATGCGGACCTGCGCGGCCTTCCGCTCGCCGAACGCACTGCGACATACGACGAGTTGCTCGAATTCACCGACCTCAAGCGCTTTACGTCGCGCTTGGCGGGCAAGCTTTCCGGTGGCATGAAGCAGAAGCTCGGGCTTGCCTGCGCGTTGCTCCGCAAACCACGCCTGCTGCTGCTCGATGAGCCGGGCGTCGGCGTTGACCCGATTTCCCGACGTGACCTCTGGAAGATGGTCGAAAACCTGACGGCCTCCGGCATCGGCGTTGTCTGGTCCACGGCCTATCTCGACGAGGCGGAGGCCTGCGACGGGGTGTTGCTGCTGAACGAGGGCAAGCTGCTTTTTGCCGGCGCGCCCGCCGAGTTGACGGGGCGCGTCGCCGATCGTGTCTTCAAGATTTCCGGCATCACGGGACGCCGCCGCGAGGCGCTTGCGCGATATCTCGACGAAGACGGCGTCGTCGACGGTGTCATCCAGGGGGAAGCCATCCGCCTTGTCATGGCATCAGGGGTAGCCCCGCCATCGGCATCGCCAGAGAAGAACGACACCGCGCCGCAAGCGACGGTGACGCCGCCGCGTTTCGAAGATGCATTCATCGACATGCTCGGCGGCGGTCCCGGCGGCCGCTCGAAACTGGCCGAGGCGCAGACGCCGTTTACGAACGAGAACGGCAGGCCAGTGATCGAGGCCCATGGCCTGACAAAGCGCTTTGGCGATTTCACCGCTGCCGACGACATCACCTTCGAGATTCCACGTGGCCAGATTTTTGGACTTCTCGGGCCCAATGGCGCCGGAAAATCGACGACGTTCAAGATGCTCTGTGGACTGTTGAAGCCGAGCGCCGGCGAAGGACGCGTCGCCGGCTTCGACCTGCGCCGCGACGCCGCCGAAGCGCGCAACCGCCTTGGCTACATGGCTCAAAAATTCTCGCTCTACGGCGATCTCAGCGTCGCGCAGAACCTGAATTTCTTTGCCGGTGTCTATGGCCTGTCCGGCGAGCGCAAGCGGGAGCGGACGCGATTGATGGTCGAGATTTTCGGTTTCGGCCGTCTGCTCGACATGTCCGCCAAGGACCTGCCGCTCGGCCTCAAGCAACGCCTTGCCCTTGCCTGCGCCGTTTTGCACGAACCGGAAGCGCTGTTCCTTGACGAGCCTACCTCGGGCGTCGATCCAATCACCCGTCGCGAGTTCTGGACCCACATCAATGGCCTCGTCGAAAAGGGCGTGACGGTGCTGGTCACCACCCACTTCATGGACGAGGCAGAGTATTGTGATCGGATCTCGCTCATCTATCGCGGGCGCTCGATCGCGCTCGGCTCGCCGGACGACCTGAAGAAGCAGGTGGCCGATGCGGCCAACCCCGACCCGACGATGGAAGACGCCTTTATCGCCCTGGTGCAGGGGTCTGAAGAAAAACGGGCCGCGGCATGA
- a CDS encoding ABC transporter permease, with protein sequence MNTSAQIETPTTGRGRRFAALVRKESYQIVRDPSSILIAFVLPLILLFLFGYGVSLDTTQTRIGLVVEQEMPLTRDLAAGFQASRYFSVSLGRDRRDFEDDLVLGRIRGIVIIPARFAADHAAGRHPALQVLVDGSDPNTANFVQNYAQATVANWERQRLEEDAGRPPAISAEQRFWFNPELTSRNFLVPGSIAIVMTLVGTLLTSLVVAREWERGTMEAMMATPVSAAELLAGKLLPYFLLGLASMTLCVLLAVFLFGVPFRGSVAALYALSATFLMPALGQGLLISAATKNQFLASQLALISAFLPAFLLSGFLFEINSMPTVIQWITFIVPARYLIPSLQTVFLAGDIWPMFLQAIAVMLLIGCVFFALAARSTRKRIG encoded by the coding sequence ATGAATACCTCGGCACAAATCGAAACGCCGACGACCGGACGCGGACGCCGCTTTGCAGCACTTGTGCGCAAGGAGAGCTACCAGATCGTCCGCGATCCGAGCAGCATCCTCATCGCCTTCGTCCTGCCGCTGATCCTCTTGTTCCTGTTCGGCTATGGCGTATCCCTCGATACCACGCAAACGCGCATCGGCCTGGTGGTGGAGCAGGAGATGCCCCTGACGCGCGATCTCGCCGCAGGCTTTCAGGCATCGCGCTACTTCTCCGTCAGTCTCGGCCGTGACCGTCGCGATTTCGAAGACGATCTCGTGCTCGGGCGTATCCGTGGGATCGTCATCATCCCTGCCCGCTTTGCCGCCGATCATGCCGCCGGACGACACCCGGCATTGCAGGTTCTCGTCGATGGCTCGGATCCGAACACCGCCAACTTCGTGCAGAACTATGCCCAGGCTACAGTCGCCAACTGGGAGCGCCAACGGCTCGAGGAGGATGCCGGCCGGCCGCCGGCAATCTCCGCGGAGCAACGGTTCTGGTTCAACCCGGAGCTGACGAGCCGGAACTTCCTCGTGCCCGGCTCGATCGCCATCGTCATGACCCTCGTCGGCACGCTTTTGACCTCACTGGTCGTCGCGCGCGAGTGGGAGCGCGGCACGATGGAGGCGATGATGGCAACGCCCGTATCGGCAGCGGAGCTGCTCGCCGGCAAGCTGTTGCCCTATTTCCTGCTCGGGCTGGCGTCGATGACGCTTTGCGTGCTCCTGGCCGTCTTTCTCTTCGGCGTACCGTTTCGAGGCTCCGTTGCAGCCCTCTACGCGCTTTCGGCGACGTTCCTGATGCCGGCGCTCGGCCAAGGCCTGCTGATTTCCGCGGCCACCAAGAACCAGTTCCTGGCCTCGCAGCTTGCGCTGATCTCGGCCTTCCTGCCGGCCTTTCTGCTGTCTGGATTCCTGTTCGAGATAAACTCCATGCCGACTGTCATCCAATGGATCACCTTCATCGTGCCGGCCCGTTATCTCATACCGAGCCTGCAGACGGTGTTTCTGGCAGGCGACATCTGGCCGATGTTCCTGCAGGCGATCGCCGTCATGCTGCTGATCGGCTGCGTGTTTTTCGCGCTCGCGGCCCGAAGCACCCGCAAGAGGATTGGTTGA
- a CDS encoding VOC family protein, with protein sequence MLNQIKGLHHVTSMADDAFTNNQFFTKTLGMRRVKKTVNFDSPDVYHLYYGDEAGTPGTVMTYFPFPQMPRGRAGTGEVGTTVFSVPEGALGFWRERLSSLGVSGLKDEETFGEKRLNFAGPDGDGFALVEVRDDPRAPWTDGGVSQDHAIHGFHSAAMRLRDEGATAELLKFMGYEELDRKDGVTRLIMPDGNGAGLIDLETMPNLNRAAQGAGSVHHIAFAVDNREKQLEVRKALMDTGYQVTPVIDRDYFWAIYFRTPGGVLFEIATNEPGFNRDEDLAHLGDALKLPQQHKHLRPVLENHLQKLEA encoded by the coding sequence ATCAGTTCTTCACGAAGACACTGGGCATGCGCCGCGTCAAGAAGACGGTGAACTTCGATTCCCCCGACGTCTATCATCTCTACTACGGTGATGAAGCCGGCACGCCCGGCACGGTGATGACCTATTTTCCTTTCCCGCAGATGCCGCGCGGACGTGCCGGCACGGGCGAAGTCGGGACCACCGTCTTTTCCGTTCCCGAGGGCGCACTCGGCTTCTGGCGCGAGCGGCTGTCGAGCCTCGGCGTCAGCGGGCTCAAGGATGAAGAGACCTTCGGTGAAAAGCGTTTGAACTTTGCAGGCCCTGATGGCGACGGCTTTGCGCTGGTCGAAGTGCGCGACGATCCGCGGGCGCCTTGGACGGATGGCGGCGTTTCGCAGGACCATGCAATCCACGGCTTCCATTCGGCCGCAATGCGGCTGCGCGACGAAGGGGCGACAGCGGAACTTCTGAAGTTCATGGGCTACGAGGAGCTGGACCGTAAGGACGGCGTCACCCGCCTGATCATGCCTGATGGCAACGGCGCGGGCCTGATCGACCTTGAGACCATGCCGAACCTCAACCGTGCCGCTCAGGGTGCGGGTTCCGTTCATCACATCGCCTTTGCCGTCGACAATCGCGAAAAGCAGCTCGAAGTCCGCAAGGCGCTGATGGACACCGGCTACCAGGTCACCCCGGTGATCGACCGCGATTACTTCTGGGCCATCTACTTCCGCACGCCGGGCGGGGTCTTGTTCGAGATCGCCACCAACGAGCCGGGCTTCAACCGTGATGAGGATCTGGCCCATCTCGGCGATGCGCTGAAGCTGCCGCAACAGCACAAGCACCTGCGTCCGGTTCTCGAAAACCATCTGCAGAAGCTGGAAGCCTAA